From the genome of Vicia villosa cultivar HV-30 ecotype Madison, WI linkage group LG2, Vvil1.0, whole genome shotgun sequence, one region includes:
- the LOC131647388 gene encoding uncharacterized protein LOC131647388 — MFVIPIRWCPPTSNMELDSSSPDISDTEVDASRISPTKSGISCHQCRRKTSNIGVTCKNPRNGKPCVLKFCHKCLKNRYGEMEKDVGLLIDWKCPKCRGICNCSYCMKKIGQKPTGALSRTAKASGFESVSEMLIKKASEDLELNKINNIEVIPSNETTSEKV; from the exons ATGTTTGTTATTCCAATTCGATGGTGTCCCCCCACCTCTAACATGGAACTCGATTCCTCTTCACCAGACATTAGTGATACTGAAGTTGATGCTAGTAGAATTTCACCAACTAAAAGCGGAATATCTTGTCACCAG TGTCGGCGAAAAACAAGCAACATTGGAGTCACATGTAAGAATCCAAGAAATGGAAAGCCGTGTGTCTTAAAATTTTGTCACAAATGTCTCAAGAATAG ATATGGTGAAATGGAGAAAGATGTAGGTCTTTTGATTGATTGGAAATGTCCAAAATGCAGAGGCATATGCAACTGTAGTTATTGCAT GAAGAAAATAGGTCAAAAACCTACTGGTGCACTATCTCGTACAGCCAAGGCATCTGGTTTTGAATCTGTGTCGGAAATGCTTATCAAGAAAGCTTCCGAAGATTTAGAattgaataaaattaataatatcgaAGTTATACCTTCAAATGAAACTACTTCAGAGAAG GTGTAA